The following proteins come from a genomic window of Kitasatospora cineracea:
- a CDS encoding pectate lyase family protein, with amino-acid sequence MRLPRTVRTVGPLFASAALCGTLACVPSAHAADLGHAVLAAKDGWASATTGTTGGSKADAAHTVTVSTRAQLVAALGGKNSGNGSNATAKIIYVSGVIDLNTDDSGKHLDCSAYATGGYSLPAYLAAYDPKVWGTSKVPSGTQEDARAASQKKQADKVQINVGANTTLVGVNGGTLRGGGLVVKNVDNVIVRNLSFENAADCFPQWDPTDGSTGNWNSEYDAMTVYGATHVWVDHNTFSDGAVPDSSLPSYFGRIYEVHDGLLDVVKGADYVTSSWNVFKNHDKTNLIGNSDSASATDAGHLRVTFHHNLWQNTVQRAPRVRFGQVDAYNNYYVPSAGDYEYSLGVGKSSQLVAQNNYFALPSGITAAKVLYNWGGTALTAGGNSVNGTTSDLIAAWNAANSGKQLGTSAGWTPTLRTGLDAANTVPAKVTAGAGVGHL; translated from the coding sequence ATGCGCCTGCCCCGCACCGTCCGCACCGTCGGACCGCTGTTCGCCTCCGCCGCCCTGTGCGGCACGCTCGCCTGCGTCCCCTCCGCGCACGCCGCCGACCTCGGCCACGCCGTGCTGGCCGCGAAGGACGGCTGGGCCTCGGCCACCACCGGCACCACCGGCGGCTCCAAGGCCGACGCCGCGCACACCGTGACCGTCTCCACCCGGGCCCAGCTGGTGGCCGCGCTCGGCGGCAAGAACTCCGGCAACGGCTCGAACGCCACCGCCAAGATCATCTACGTCTCGGGCGTCATCGACCTCAACACCGACGACTCCGGCAAGCACCTGGACTGCTCGGCGTACGCGACCGGCGGCTACTCGCTGCCCGCCTACCTGGCCGCCTACGACCCGAAGGTCTGGGGCACCTCGAAGGTGCCCTCGGGCACCCAGGAGGACGCCCGCGCCGCCTCGCAGAAGAAGCAGGCCGACAAGGTGCAGATCAACGTGGGCGCCAACACCACCCTCGTCGGCGTCAACGGCGGCACGCTGCGCGGCGGCGGGCTGGTGGTGAAGAACGTCGACAACGTGATCGTCCGCAACCTGTCCTTCGAGAACGCCGCGGACTGCTTCCCGCAGTGGGACCCGACCGACGGCTCCACCGGCAACTGGAACTCCGAGTACGACGCGATGACGGTCTACGGCGCCACCCACGTCTGGGTCGACCACAACACCTTCTCCGACGGCGCCGTCCCGGACTCCAGCCTGCCCAGCTACTTCGGCCGGATCTACGAGGTCCACGACGGGCTGCTGGACGTGGTCAAGGGCGCGGACTACGTCACCTCGTCCTGGAACGTGTTCAAGAACCACGACAAGACCAACCTGATCGGCAACAGCGACAGCGCCTCCGCCACCGACGCGGGCCACCTGCGGGTGACCTTCCACCACAACCTGTGGCAGAACACCGTGCAGCGCGCGCCCCGGGTCCGCTTCGGGCAGGTCGACGCCTACAACAACTACTACGTGCCGTCCGCCGGGGACTACGAGTACAGCCTCGGGGTCGGCAAGTCCTCGCAGCTCGTCGCGCAGAACAACTACTTCGCGCTGCCCTCCGGCATCACCGCCGCCAAGGTGCTCTACAACTGGGGCGGCACCGCGCTGACCGCGGGCGGCAACTCCGTCAACGGCACCACCAGCGACCTGATCGCCGCCTGGAACGCCGCCAACTCCGGCAAGCAGCTGGGCACGTCGGCGGGCTGGACGCCCACCCTGCGCACCGGCCTGGACGCGGCGAACACCGTCCCGGCGAAGGTCACGGCCGGCGCGGGCGTCGGCCACCTCTGA
- a CDS encoding IclR family transcriptional regulator — MPSPTNAARGGTSQGGGAQVKSAVRTVELLEYFAGRPGMHSLAEVQEQTGYPKSSLYMLLRTLAELGWVETDATGTRYGIGVRALLVGSSYIDGDAAVAAARPALDVLAEDTGETIHLARLDGANVVYLATRQSQHSLRPFTRIGRRLPAYSTSHGKALLATLGDEAVRRLLPERLEPLTEHTHTDREELIRELAEVRTRGYAVDREENTLGLRCFGVAIPYRTPARDAVSVSVPVARLTPGREQLIRDALFDARDRLTLATRHL; from the coding sequence ATGCCCTCGCCGACCAACGCCGCCCGGGGCGGCACCAGCCAGGGCGGCGGCGCCCAGGTGAAGTCCGCCGTGCGGACGGTGGAGTTGTTGGAGTACTTCGCGGGCCGGCCCGGCATGCACAGCCTGGCGGAGGTGCAGGAGCAGACCGGCTACCCGAAGTCGAGCCTGTACATGCTGCTGCGCACGCTGGCCGAGCTGGGCTGGGTGGAGACGGACGCGACCGGCACCCGGTACGGGATCGGGGTGCGGGCGCTGCTGGTCGGCAGTTCGTACATCGACGGGGACGCGGCGGTGGCCGCGGCCCGCCCGGCGCTGGACGTGCTGGCGGAGGACACCGGGGAGACCATCCACCTGGCGCGGCTGGACGGGGCGAACGTGGTGTACCTGGCGACCCGCCAGTCCCAGCACAGCCTGCGGCCGTTCACCCGGATCGGGCGGCGGCTGCCCGCGTACTCGACCTCGCACGGCAAGGCGCTGCTGGCCACGCTGGGCGACGAGGCGGTGCGGCGGCTGCTGCCGGAGCGGCTGGAGCCGCTGACCGAGCACACCCACACCGACCGCGAGGAGCTGATCCGGGAGCTGGCCGAGGTGCGCACCCGCGGCTACGCGGTGGACCGGGAGGAGAACACGCTGGGGCTGCGCTGCTTCGGCGTGGCGATCCCGTACCGCACCCCGGCCCGGGACGCGGTGTCGGTGTCGGTGCCGGTGGCGCGGCTGACGCCGGGCCGCGAGCAGCTGATCCGGGACGCGCTGTTCGACGCCCGGGACCGGCTGACCCTGGCCACCCGCCACCTGTGA